Sequence from the Tenrec ecaudatus isolate mTenEca1 chromosome 6, mTenEca1.hap1, whole genome shotgun sequence genome:
GAAGTAAGCAGTTAGCAGTGGTGTGCTTCTACACGCGCGGGAGGTCAGGCTCTGGCCGCCAACCACGAAGCCAGCAATTCCCCAGCAGCAGCCACTCCGAGGTCAAGCATTACGGTTCCCAACCCACGGGGCAGCGCCGTTCCGTCTtacaggggcgctgtgagtcgtaACCAACTCGATGACACTGAGTGTGGTTTTACTCTAGACTTTCAACATGTATCATCTCCAGTCTTTACCAAAAGTCTGCTGGGCAGATGCTATTATTTCTATTTCacagatgattaaaaaaacacacacacacacacacacacaggatcggGGGGGTTAAGGTGAATAGTAAAATAAATGCCAGAACAGGGTCCGAGTGAGCCCGCCCCCCGTTTTAGCCTGGTGTGGCGTGCCCTGTCGGGATGTGGATTTACTCACTGCGTGACAAAAGTAATAGACTTGCCCGAGCGCCCCGCCCGAGCCGTTCTTCCCACGCGATGGATGTAATCCTACAACAAAAACCGGACGGAAATTCGATTTAGACAGGAGACACGTAAAAAGCTCCGTCTCTGAAACAAAATGGAGCCATGCTGGAATGGGGGAATGGGGGAAACAAGCAGGCAATTAGTAGGGATTAATTAATTTCAGTGTTCTTGGTCTCCTCTCCTTTACACAAAGACCGAGCTCTAAAGCACAGCCCAGGGCTGAGCAGCAtcctggggagagaaagggaggggggagcagcagAGCTAGGCTACAGCTCTGGTGCGACCACCTGCCAACTACAGATCACCTGCAGGTGCATGGCTTCTTGGAACCGCGGCGCCTCCCTCGAAAGGGAGGATGGAGACACACACCCAAGAAAATCACATGAGACAACGGCTTCTGTCAACAGTAGTTCAAGCCGAGACACATCAGGTGTTCTCAACCAGCTGCTACCTAGTGGACAGAGGCCAGGGATGCCACGAAGCCCCCTGGAACACACAGGCCAGCTCCCACAGCAAACAAGGTCAATGGCAGCAGTGAGGCTGAGAAGCCCTGCGATGCACCATGACCAGTCACTTCTCATGAAATGAGGTCAGCCAGATCGGCCTCTGCTGTGCCAGACCCCTTCCAACTACCATCATGCAAGCACCCCTCTTGCCAAACTTCATGCACGTTCGTTACGGTCAGATTAACACCACATCAGCCAGATGAGGAGGATGGGTCAATTAAAAGCTGTTctactttatatttttaattaatcaaaaacaaattctctcctctcctctaacTAAGGAAAGTCAGATAACAACATTACACTTTGGGCCTAGAGAGGAGCCATGGCCTAAtgcgttacgtgttgggctgctaactgaaaggttggcagttcaaatccaccagttgctcctcaggagaaagcagaggctttctactcctgtaaagatgtacaacttcagaaaccccaggaagcagtcctgctctgccctgtagggtcgccaggAGTGCGAACGGCTCGATGCCACGGGTCTAGGGACTACACGTCAAGCTGGCAGCAGGACTCACCTTGGAATGGGTGGGAATGTCAAAGTTGACCACAACATCCACATGAGGAATATCTAAGCCGCGGCTGGCGACGTCAGTGGCTAGAAGAATGGAACGAGCTTTCGCCTTGAATTTGTTAAGGGATCCTAGGCGCTTGGTCTGAGGTgacgaggagggaaaaaaagagaagattaAATGAGAAGAATCTTAATCTCGGAACACTGGGGAATCTTGAACTCTAAGCCCATGCCACATGGAAGAGACCACTCAGCTACAAGAACCAAGAGATGGAAACTGCTTGTGGATGTCTTTCTTCCCCAGCAAGTCTAGGCTGGGGCTTCATGACCCAAAGCAGAAAACAGGAAAGAGCAAAAAAAATACTTAAAGACTAGAAAATAGTAACGTGAACTAGAGATGGTTCAACAGgctagaaaagtaaatggaaataactTATGAAAGACCAGGAAATGCCATCAAGCTAGGGCTGACGAAATCAAGTCAACAGCCCCTGCGCCACACATCTACCGATGGAGTGCTTCAAAATCTGAGTCTCCTGAGAGGAGGATGCATGCATCATtcacacagagcaacacttcaaCGCCCCTCCAAAGTAGAGCAGACAACAGGTGTTTCCCTTGCTGAGCATCTACTGCGAGGCTTCTTTTTCTCAGCTGCCAGGTCACAGCTAACAAAGCCGAGGGACCCTTACCTGGCTCATCTGTCCGTGGAGGGGGATGGCAGTGAACCCAAGATTCCGGAGGAGCAGAGCGGTTCTCTGAGTATTGTTGCAGGTGCTGCAGAATATCATGAAGGAGTTCCCAGCCAACTCGTTTAGGATATACACCAGGTAGGTATCCTATGTCACAAACCCAAAACATGTTGCgtcagggggaggaagggggcaggGGCCCAGACATAGAAACTGCAGAAAAGACTGAGCCTAGAGTTGATTCCCAATTCCTCTGGCCAGGTCTGCATTTCTTAGTGAGCCACGCATTGCACATAAGCCTGCTGCCAAGCTCAAGATGTATGGACAGCCATCAGGAAACACTTTAGGTCACACACAGACTAGTCTAATGAGAAAGCTGCAGACCACACAGTAAACGATGCAGTTAGAGCAGTTCACCATCACACCCTGACAGCATTACTACGGGTTAATATACTGTGAATTCCAGGATGCTTGGCTCATCGGCGATGCACATATGCACACCATGTAccctgaagccaaaacaagagcaACCAAGTCTGAACCACAGCTCGTAGCTAGATCAGGGCTGACCCCTGGCTGTCAGATGCCTTGGTGAGGAAGGGGTGAGAAAGGCAGGCGCAGTCACAGCAAATACTTCACCTTGAACTTGGAAGGAATAAAAAGGTAATATTGCTGTAATTTCTCAACAGTCTGGTATTTAGAGGAAACGGCACATTTCACGGCGTTCTTCAAAGCTGCTCGCTGAAGTTTTTGCACCTGAAGAAAGAAAATCTAGAATAGTACACTGATTCCTCaatgctgtttttatttttcacgCTGTTATCTTCATTAGTTGTTGCTATTGATCAGTTCTTATAGAGGAGAGCACAGTAATCCAAGGTCACCTTCTTGGTCATGGTCGCAGAGAAGAGGAATGTTTTCCGGTCTCGGGGGATCACTTTGAGGATCTTATCAACCTAAATTACAGGGAGGAGAGAATACACATTTAGAGTAGATACCTGCAGTCCCTCTAGGTAGAGCGAGATTAGCAACCTATCCACATCCCTCTGGCATCACTTGGGTATATTAGAAAATTCAATTCAGTTACGCTAAAATTTACTTAATATTTACCATTTGTTATTATCCCAAATGgttgtaaaacacacacacaaaatgtcaTTCCGAGAAAATAACCTTTTGAATGAGTAGGTTACAGCTCATCTCAAAAAGAGGGAAAGTTAGTTGCACTCTACCACGTGATACTGAAGTTACGACGACAGGTCACTAAAGAAGACGAAGACATTGTAGGTGCATGGGAGATACAGAgctcaaaaggaaaagaaaacctgGCTTTGAGAGTTCTCGTCTCTCAAGTGTTGAAGTTTTCTCCGATTATTTTCTTTAGAAGCCTGGACACCGTGAAGGGCCGCAGGGATGTTTAAATGAGCTGCTACCGGTGTGGTGAGAACCTCTGTGAGGTTCATTGCAACGGGCCAGAGGTTGGGAGGCCCCTGGGATGCTCTAAGAAGAGGAAGGAGACGGAGAACTTACCTCTGTCTCAAAATCCATATTCAAAATTCTGTCGGCCTCATCCATGACCAAGTATTTGAGAGCTCTTAAGTTGAAGCCTTTTGTGTTTTCCAAATGGTCAATCAGTCGACCGGGGGTTGCTACCACAAGAGAGGGAAACAGCAATGTTTAAGAAATAGTTATTTATTccgtgaattttttttaattaatcagttATGAAAAGCTGCTCCCCAGAGTTTTTCCATACAAGTAAATTATACCCAATATTGATAGGCATTCTCCAATCATCATTGCCAATGTGTTTTGCTCTAACCAATTACTCACCTATCACCACATGCGGTTTTTTCGCCAGGGCCAGAGATTGggacattgaatcaattccacctACAATCACGGCtgcagaaatattaaaaaaaaaaaagagagagagagagagatccttcatttGCCCCACTTGCCCATTAATGGTCTTTTAAAGCCAATGCTACATTATCTACTGAAATTTCCCTCTTCTCTAAGAATTAAACGATCCTCAAAGCTGAGACAGCAAGTCAGCTGTCGGACCGAGAACTTAACCTGAACAGAACGGTCCACCCATTCACTCAGGCTCCTTTGCGCCCATGCACTCACCGGTCTGTACCCCAATGGAGGAGCCCAGAGCTTCGAACTGCTCGGAGATCTGAAAGGCCAGCTCCCGCGTCGGGGTGAGGACCAGGGCAAACAGACGCTGGGGCGTCTCCAGCAGCGCATTCAATATGGGCAGAGCAAAGGCCCCCGTCTTCCCAGAGCCCGTTTCCGCCAGCCCAATGATATCACGGCCTAGAAGAAAAAGAAGGCACCTTCTACCCAGGAAATCCTAGCTTCTCTAATGACACAGTGTGGTCTCATAGCAGACGGGcgcacaagcactcacactctgACTCATGCAGCAGTGAGCAGCATCCACTGCCCACAGCTGGAATGTACACTGTGTTCATGATACCCCTCAAAGCAACACTCCCTTTGTGCGGCTGATTCATTTTTCTTAATCATCTCCTCTTCTCTTCTCAAAACCCCTAAGCCTTTTCAATATTAGCGTCGGTGTGAAGTTCACTAGCATGCCTAGGCCCCATGACAGACAATACTGTTTGTCATCTGCCACACTGCCAACACCTAACACAAGTCCTCTTGTGTTCTTTCcaacttctttggatgcttcccgcATCAGGCAATATTCTGTCCGATCTTTTCGGAGACTTGGAGTTTCGGTTTAAGCCATGCTGAGCGCGTTCTTCCTCTGtggatttctaactctaggtctcggCTCATTTCACTATGACTTGGACTCGGGTCTTctagagctgctctttgaaatgttctcgGGTGtggcgtagcaccgatgaagaatacagctttcctccagttcctaaatgcttcctcccctcccccactaccatgatccgaattctacaagtctggatagagcagaggatgtacactggtgcagataggagctggaagcacagggaatccagggcggatgataccttcaggaccaggggtgtgaggggcgatactgggagggtagagggtgagtaggttggaaagggggtactgattacaaggatctacatgtgaaggggtgaagggagacgtgggacagggcaagatatgacaaaataacaatttataaattatcaagggctcatgagggagggggaagcggggagggagggaaaaaaagaggacttgatgcaaagggcttaagtggagagcaaatgctctgaaaatgatttgggcaaagagtgtacaggtgtgctttatacaattgatatatgtacatgtatggattgtgataagagttgcatgagtccctaataaaaggtttaagaaaaaaaaaatgttttcagccCTTTGCCCTCCGCATTTCCCCCACGTGCCTTAGCAACTCTGCGATGAAGAGGAAATCACACATCTCCTGACAGCCACACTGATGTCTTTCTGtgctgtcttttcaatgaccctTGGCTTTCTTTCTGAGTGGTCCTGATGTCCTCCCGCAGCTCAGCAGGtctctgtcactagtgttcagtgtgtcagatctgttcttgacatGTTCTCAGAATTCAAGTTGGATAGATTCAGTTCACATTTTGGCTCTCAGAAAGTGTTTCACTTCTTCAGTCTGAGCTTACATGTGAGAAATTCCTGGTGTTTCACAGTTGGCCCTGGGACTTGTTTTAgcggctgatactgagcttctccggtacctcttcccacagatgtagttgggTTTCTGTGGAGGCCGACTGGAGACCACCACCTACATAGTTGCCTTTGTAGCATTGGAAAAAGGTATTGGCAACGAAAaagctgttggtcttgcaaaattctaccaagtGACCTCCAGCttgatttctatcaccaaggtccttttcttttcttatcattttcttcatttttttaaaaatcatttgattggggcttgtacaactcttatcacaatccataatccatcgtgtcgagcacatttatacatttgtagccatcatcaatctcaaaacattttttaaatcgttttattaggggctcatgcaactcctatcacaaaccatacatacatcaactgtgtaaagcacatctgtacattcattgccctcatcattttcaaaacatttgctctccaattaagcccctggcatcaggtcctcctttttcccctccctccccgctctcccctccttcatgaacccttgataatttataattattttgtcatatcttgccctgtctgatgtctcccttcacccacttttctgttgtccgtcccccagggaggaggtcacatgtagatccttgtaatcagttcccccatctcaaaacattttcattctacttgagcacttatcagctcatttttctcctcccttcccaccctccctcacgaacccttgataatttataaattattataactttgtcatgtcttatactgtctgatatctcccctcacccacttttctgttgtccatccccctgggaggggcctatatgtagatccttgtgattggttctccctttctaccccaccttccccttaccctcctgggatagctactctcattgttggtcctgaggggttcatgtcctattccctgtgtttccagttcttagctgtaccagtgtacatcctctgctctagccagatttgtaaggtggagctGGGGTcatcacagtggggtgggggaagcatttaggaactagaggaaagttgtatgtttcatcattgctacactgtaccctgactggctcgtctcctccctgccacccttctgtaaggggatgtccagttgcctacagatgagctttgggtccccactccgcactccccctcattcacaattatgattttttgttctttgatgcctgatacctgatcccatggacacctcgcgatcacacaggctgatgtgctttttccatgtgggctttgacatgatttttttgttctttgatgcctgatacctgatcccatggacacctcgtgatcacacaggctgatgtgtttcttccatgtgggctttgttgcttctcagctagatgactgcttgtttttcttcgAGCTTTTaatatcccagacgctatatcttgaaatagccaggcaccatcagcttttttcacatttccttatgcaccctctttgtcttcagtgattgggtCGGGaaggagcatcatggaatgccagtttaatagaacaaaaagttcttgcattgagggagtactcgagtggaggcccaatgtccatctgctaccttaatactaaacctataaatgcatgtatgtagatctatttctatatcctcatatatatatttacttatgtacatacctgtagttagacctctataaatgtcctttgcctcctagttctttcctctatttccttttactttcctcttgtcccactatcatgttcagccttcatttgggtttcagtaattccccttggtttgatcaagccctaccaggagggcctattttctaactagtgttccttcctctgtttccaactttagaATCCTAATCATcaataatcaatgcatcttgattatatgtttAATTAATCAAAAGAAGCTGAATGAATACAGTCACcttacccaaaagaactagtcaatagtcaaccatgtcaagaggtagcatatgagcaagaacctatggtattgaaggaagaagtccaagctgcactgaagcattagccaaaagtgAGCTGGCATAcactgatgaaataccaattaaaatgtcacaagttgatgaagcactgattcgtctatgccaggaaatttggaagacagaatcattgatatcacatgcaagtgaaattttgcagaggatcatccaacaacagttgcagcggtACCCTGAGAATTGccaaaggttcaggccagattcagaagaggatgtggaacaagggatatcattgctgatgtcagacgacttttgactgaaagcagagtataagaaagatatttatttttccttgactttgcaaaggcattcaattgtgtgaatcttaacaaactatggttaattttaagaagaatgggatttccagaacacatcattgtgctcctgcacaaCTTGTACATGGAGTTGTGCAGAggataaaaatcaggaaaggtgtgcatcactgctgaattctctcaccatacttattcaatctgactTATTTCCCTTGAAATGTGCAGGCAACAGCTCTCCAAAATGTTGAATAtttagagcaaggaagtcctgagggaacaccaaaaatagactttgggacagggtgtggcaccccatcagattcgaccagaaaacacccacaaaggtcaacaaacagaccttgaactatttacaggcttttctttttttgtcattggttttttgttgctttctttgttctgtcttatttttgtgcacattattatctctacaggtctaccTAGATGAGATAGGAAGAGAAACAATCTGaatgagaaaacaacaacaggaccaaaggttccagggggacatgggagaagagcgggtgggggaaaggaagtggtgttaacaaacccagggataagggaacaacaaatgatccaaaatcaatggcaaggagggtgtaggaggcctggtagggttgatcaagggcaatgtaactaagaggaattactaaaacccaaatgaagactgagcatgatagtgggacaagagaaaaataaaaggaaatagaggaaagaactaggaggtaaagggcatttatagaggtctaactacaggtatgtatatatgtaaatatatttatatataaggatgaggaatagatctatgtgcatatatgtataggtttagtattaaggtagcagatggacattggcctccactcaaatactccctcaatgcaagaacattttgttctattaaactggcattccatgacgctcaccttcccgacccaatcactgaagacaaagagggttcataagcaaatgtggtgacaaaagctgatggtacccggctatcaaaagatatagtgactggggccttaaaggccccAGTCTTTAAGATTGGGATtaagcttgatgataaacaattagccatctagctgagaagcaacaaagcccacatggaagaagcacaccagcctgtatgatcacgaggtgtcaaagggatcaggcatcaaagaacaaaaaaaatcatatcatatcgttgtgaatgagggggagtgcagattggggacccaaagcccatctgtaggcaagcagacatccccttacagaagggtggtggggaggagccaccagccagtcagggtgcagtgtagcaatgatgaaacatacaactttcctctagttctttaatgcttcctcccccaactatcatgatcccaattttactttacaaatccggctagaccagaggatgtacactggtacagagaggaactggaagcacagggaatccaggacagatgaacccctcagggcgaatagtgagagtagccataccaggagagggtaaaggaaggtggggtagaaagggagaactgatcacaaggtaCATAtaaccagagggatggacaacacaaaagtgggtgaagggagacatcggacagtgtaagacatgacaaaataataatttatatattatcaagggttcatgagggaggataaaaatgaggagctgataccaagggaaatgtagaaagcaaatgttttaagaatgatgatggccacatgtgtacaaatgtgcttgacacaatggatggatggatggatggatggatggtgataagagttgtacgagctcccaataaaaagattttaaaaagagaaaaaatgttgAGTATTTGAGTAACGTGGTGTGTACCATCATGCATAGTAggtgtcagtgaaaaagagtaagcccttcgaggagatggattgacacagtggctgcaataaaagCATCAAACCTAACAACTGAggggatggtgtaggactgggcagggtttcattcttgcatgtagggtcgctaagagttAGAACCAACCGCAGGAGGGCACCCAACAACACCCATTCCACGGGATCAGTTTCAACCCACCTTGTAAAGCCAAAGGAATAGCTTCCACCTGGATCTTCGTGGGCTTCTTCCATCCCAGCTGGTCACAAGCTTCGCACAACACGTCGGTCACACCCTTACAATTCAGAGAAGCACCACTGAGCAAGCGGCAGCGACCCCTCACCCTGCTCCTCCGTACATGACAGACCCACACGTGCACTGCTCACACTTTGAACCCAAAGGTATTTACTGTGCACCTACTCAGAGCCCGCTCTTTCACCAGGAGTGCCAGAGGGCGTGGCTCAAGACTTTATGCGTATTATCTCATTTAACCCGCACAACACTTGTGTCAGATAGAGCATCCTCAACCTGCAGAGGTGGCCACGGAGACGCCGAGAGGTCTCGTGATTTGCCTACGTAGTACGTGATGATCAAGTTGCAAACCTTCTTAATCTGACTCCAAAGGCTGACCTGTCACCGGTAGGCTCTCCTGGTGAAGTGCCCACGGGGTCTCTCGGGGCCCGGCAGCCCTCCCGCCACCCGAACCCAGCTGGGGACGCGCGTCGGAAGCCACGCGTCTGCTCTTCCAGGGAAGCCTAACGTAGGCCCGGCCGCTCCCGCACGCTGCCGCCGGGCTCCACGGCGCCCGGACTCCGCCTTGCGCGGTCAGAGAAGCTAGTCATCGACCCTCACCAGATCTTTAAACGTCTTAGCGTCCTCCTCCTCCACCGGCGGCTCCGGGGCTCCAGCCGGAGAACCGTGCTCCTGGGACGCCGCCATTCCGTCCTAGGATTCCGGAAGTCGGTCGGCGGCGCGCGtccttctgggaaatgtagtgttTCATCTTACCGGGCGGATGTTCGGGCGCCCCCTGCAGGAAGTTCTAGCTTCCGGCGAGGCTAGGGGGAAACTCGTGGAAATGTGAAACCCCTTTGAGAAGCGCTTACCAGTGGAGGCGTGGACCATTGAGCCTGTTGGTTGGGCAGAAGGCTCTGCTGACTAGGGCCTCCAGTATGTGCATTAGGTCCCATTTAAAAGCTCTTACTACTTTTCGAATCCGTTATTGTCCTAGCTTTCCTAATCATACAATTTGGAACAGATCGGTAAAGTGTTGCTCGCTGTCGTTACTTCTGATTCACTGCGGTCCATAAGTACAGAGTATAACTCGCTCTATATAATAAATTGCATTTGAGAGTGGGGTCTCACTTGTCACCTTAAGACTCACAGAGGGAAACACAGACGCTTCCCAGGTTCTACTGTAGCTCCGAAGACATTGGTTTAAGACACACTACACTCAGAaacgccaaactcactgccatccagccagtgctgactcactgCAAGCCTCTGGTGCGCTTCTGAGACTGTTGCAGGCGTCCTTAAACTAccacccgcgggccacatgcggcctgccgaggacatttatccagcccgccgggtgtttttgtcccatttgtttttttacttcaaaataagatgtgtgcagtgtgcataggaatttgttcatcttttttaaaaaactatagtccggccctccaacgggtctgagggacagtgaactggccctctgtttaaaaagtttgaggacccctggacggagtagaaagcccagtctttctcctgagctgctggtggttttcaactggggaccatcaccaccaccctacACTGATACTgccttattaacataacaaagagcaCCCAATCCCAAATGGAATTACACCCACAGGAATAGGCAGTACACCTATTTTGGAGGAGCACAATTCAATCCCGAACAGTGCTTAACACAACTACTAACTGTGTGAGGGAACCCTTgggatgcagtggttaagtgctaggctactaaccaaaaggtcagtggtttgaacccaccaatggcttcaagagaaagatgtggcagtatgCTTCCATGGAGACTACAGTTCtgtaaaccctgtggggcagctctgctccatcctatagtgttgctatgagtcagaatgaactcagtagccCATACAATGGATGAATTGAAACTCAGCAACACTTGGAGATCATTAATACACATCTATGTTTTTCAGTTACCAtagcattgattccaactcatggctgcCCTGGCATGGTCAAGTAGGACTGTGCTCCagagggctttcaatggctgcttttttaggaagtagatcaccaggacaatatagatatagagagatatatagttatatattctgtataattatatgtatatattctatGTAGTtatgtatataattttattggggggctcttaaagatcttataacaatccatacatcagttgtgtcaagcgctcttggtatcagctcctctattttaccctcccttctccaccttcctaccctcgtgaacctttgataaattatcaattattgttattttcctatcttaacaCTGCTCAcactatctcctttcacccatgtttctgttgttcatccacccAAGAGGGGGTGGGTTATACATCGATTGTTGCAATCgggtccccttttctcccccttctcctccaccttccccctaccctcatgtatcactactcccattattgttcctgggggTGGTTAgctctcctggattctgtgtgtcaagagttctTGTTTATGTCAGTgttcatgctgtggtctagcctaatttgtaaggtagaagtggggtcatgttagtgtgttggggtgggggagcattaaagaaatagaggaatggtgtgtgtttccTGTACCCAAACTAACTCATCCCTtcgtgtgacccctctgtgaggggatgttcaattgtctaccaatgggcttggggtctccactccacccccacttTGGTTGCATCgacatgattgtttgttttgggtcttctgatacctgatcccaccaacactctgtgatcacacaggttggtgtgcttcttccatatgggcttgttgctttgctgatagaaggccacttgtttatcttcaagcctttaagaccccagacactatatcttttgatagccaggcaccatcttctttcttcaccacacttgcttatgcacccattttgcttcagtgatcttgtcgggatggtgagcatcacagaatgtcaggttattagaacaaagtgttcttgtgttgaggaagggcTTGAGTAGAAGCACAGTGACCAGGAccttcttctgaggtgtctctgggtaAACTCGAACGTCTAAcctttagcagccaagtgcattatCTGTTTATACCACTGAAGGACTGCCCGTCATGGATACCCTCCTTCTTTTCCTAAGCCATCCCAGATGATCTCCAAAGTACAGGCTATGCTTTGGAATACACCAAATTAATCTTCCAAATGGGCTTACTCTGACTCCTCTTCCTATGCTCTGCCATGCCAACCTGGAGGGAACTGCTGGTCTGACAAGTGGGGACTGGAGTTCCAGGGCACAGAGAAGCGTCTGTGATCACACAGGAGGTGACAAGAGACAAGACTAGCACCCCAGCCTCGGGAGGCCCCGGCCATTGCTTTCCATGAAGCAAACATCATGTCATGTCACCTAGTCACAAGCAGCTGCCT
This genomic interval carries:
- the DDX47 gene encoding putative ATP-dependent RNA helicase DDX47 — encoded protein: MAASQEHGSPAGAPEPPVEEEDAKTFKDLGVTDVLCEACDQLGWKKPTKIQVEAIPLALQGRDIIGLAETGSGKTGAFALPILNALLETPQRLFALVLTPTRELAFQISEQFEALGSSIGVQTAVIVGGIDSMSQSLALAKKPHVVIATPGRLIDHLENTKGFNLRALKYLVMDEADRILNMDFETEVDKILKVIPRDRKTFLFSATMTKKVQKLQRAALKNAVKCAVSSKYQTVEKLQQYYLFIPSKFKDTYLVYILNELAGNSFMIFCSTCNNTQRTALLLRNLGFTAIPLHGQMSQTKRLGSLNKFKAKARSILLATDVASRGLDIPHVDVVVNFDIPTHSKDYIHRVGRTARAGRSGKSITFVTQYDVELFQRIEHLIGKKLPVFPTQDDEVMMLTERVTEAQRFARMELREHGEKKKRSREDAGDNDDTEGAIGVRNKVAGGKMRKRRGR